Part of the Carassius auratus strain Wakin chromosome 8, ASM336829v1, whole genome shotgun sequence genome is shown below.
GTTTTGAATACATGACACCATTCCACTCTCCCTCTATGGAGTAGAATGACTTCTTATCATTGGGAGCACTAAGAAAAATTGCAATATTTCCAATTAACATGACAATAAGCTTAATGCATTtgcatacaaatgtattttaattttgaatttatagTAGCAACTAAAGAAACCATGACAGCAGCGgaattgtaaatttaaattattgGGACGTTCCCCTTTGACTTACAATATCTCAGCAGTTATTCTGTGCTTCTTTCCTCCGTAGAATGGTTTGGTGTGGAAAACTATATTAGCACTGTAGCCAGTTTTGGAACAGGAAATATTGCACTCTCCACCTAGCTCTACCCATGGCACAGTGAGGATTGATCTATTGGAGCACAGTCAGATGGATGAGATGCTCTGCCCACTTCCCCCTCTAGAaatcaaaaaatctaaaatacatcATTGTCATAAATTGATCAAATAGAACAATGCTTACCTTCCATAGCCATTGGGAAAAGTAAGAATATAATGTTCATCATATTCAAGACAAGACACACAACCTATGGGAAACAGAAGAGGACTGTTCAGCACTGCAATAGCACTAATGTGTATTAATCACTACTTAACAACGTCCTTGACTACCTTGACCAATATTATGGACACCAATTGACATTCCAAGGAACTTTGATTTCGTCCAGATGTGAGCGTTGAACTGGATTTTTTTGCTGAAACACTCAGCATAAAATGCAGATACTGTAAAAAGAACAAAGGTGTTGGAAAATGTCCATTTACCCAAAAACCACAACAGATCATCGCATTAACATTATCAAATTTAAACGAGTTTAATAAACAAGTTACTAATTAAACagatcattgtttttgttttacttttcagAACCAGGTCATTTCTGGTAACTTGTAAATTCTGGTACTAGTGACTATGATATGATTAGTTAGAGATGAAGTCGGTAATTAGTTCAGCACTTACTAGGAGGGTGGTGAGAAACCTGCTCTGCCACAAACGACACACTGTTTTTGCTACTCCACGGCACTGGCCCGTCTGATAGAGACTCCTAGAAAGACAAACAGTAAGCAAGGGAGAAGAAAACCGTGACAACAGATAAAATCTGTTAAGACGCTGCAAACATTGGTTTTTACACCTTCAAACACACTCACAGAAGCAGCAGGATCCTCTGTTTCAGAAGGCAAGTCCCAGTGACAGAAGAACACCTCGCCCAGAATGGGGTTGTAGGGCTTCTTGGCCACAGATCCTTTCCGACCAGCGTGAAAGGCTGAGAGGTACCACTTTACCACATGCACCATGCGGTCCCTTGGATCCTGCTGCTCTGCAATACTGCAAAATGTGCCAATCTTGagttcattaaaacaaaatacttGAACAAATCAGCTTGCTAGAACGAATCATTCTTCTATTTCAGAGAGCAAAGATATTCTGAAAggacattaattaattatttaatggaGTTAATTATTTCCTCTGCGCATTTGGTTCCAACTTTGGAACCAATTGCACAGTACATTGGAAAGAGCATAAAAATGTAGCCATGTTAGTAGCATTGCTGTAACCAGACATAAGAATGATAAGCACATATGGTAGAACAGTTGTGAGATCTATAAAACAGACAGGATGTGCATTACCTTACGAACAAATCTGGGTGTGCAAAGAAATCTGCATACATTTCCAGCAAAGACCTCCGCTCCAAGATAAACGTCGGCAAGACGACCTGAGGATGAACGAAGATGGATTAAAAGGTGgaaataatagtataataaaaataagagaagGTTGTTTGTGCTTACCTTGGTGAGATCCATGCCCAGTCGCACTTGAGACAGCAGATGCATGATGACACTTTTGTGTTCTTCCACAGATTCACCCTCAGGGTCATCATCTCTCTCATCATGACTGTCAAACTGATCTGAGaaaaacacacagcaaacacTGAACATAAATCAAACATGTGCACATATTGCTGGCCaaaagtttcatttaaatgtttttgaaagaatatttttatgctcaccaagattcaaaaatctaaaatatagtaaaaatcagtaatattgtgatctGGGGCTCaaggaatatttcttattatgatttattttaaatcagtttttgctgcttaatatttttgtgaaaactgtagtTTCTTTATGCATAtgattaaaaagtatattttattcacTAAGGAtgcaaattgtttaaaagtgacagtaaacaattacaattaagtaacttatattacaaaaaatatttttaaataaatgctgttataataaactttctatcaaagaatcctgaaataaatcaccttttaaaagaaaatattaagcataaaAACTTATCAAATTGATCTAAATCATTGAAAAGAACCAACGCACCAAATCAtatttcagttttgccatcaaaagaataaattacatttatttacatcacaatatattaatattaaaacagaaagcagttattgttaattagtagcaatatttcaaaatattactgccTTTACTGTATTTCAAAAAAATGCAACATTGGTGAACATTAAagaattttttcaaaaacatcttaattattgttaataaatatttattataataaacattaagtagtctatatatatatatatatatatatatatatatataaatataaaaaaccacACACTTTACTTTCAACACAAGCACCAAGAAAGaagacacaacacaaacacagcatTTGCTCTGATTCATTTTGAGAACCTTAAACGTGAGGGACGTGTGTGTTGTGTACCTGCATCAGTGGTGCCGTTCGACATGGAGGAGTTGATTGATTCGTTGGTGTCTGGCCGTTTCAGGGCTGTGCTGTCTTCACTGTTCACATCAGCGGTTCTGTTCGAACTGCAGATACACAAGAACATCAAGTCAGCTTATTCCAGAATAAATTACAGTGTGTGGCAATGGCAGatagagtttgtgtgtgtatgtgagtccATACACTGTTTTAATTAGGtcagtgtgtgtttctttttgtttgccGTAAATAGTGCGTGGGAGTGTGTTTATCTCAAAGCAGTACTTACTGTTTTCAGATTATGCAGTGGTAGTTAATGTGCATGTGGGCAGGTGATGTTACTATAATTGACTTGTGCAGCAGTACTTCAGTGAGTTTTTAATTATATAGaaggttttatgtgtgtgtttctgtacatTACTTACACTATTCTGTGTttcagtgtggtgtgtgtgtgttgaactcACTCTATGGAGTGTTTCGGCGAGGTGCTGCTGTTATAAAACTCATCAGCATCATAAAACTCGTCTTCACTGCTGGAATAGGAGAAGTCAGGGACAGTGTGGGGCGGTACGTTCATGTGACTGGGTGAAGTCACGCTGCTGCTGGGAGCCGAGGGACCACTCCCTAAAACCACAGGAAgaaaattaaactaataaatgtGAAAAGAAATGCAAGTGTGCTGAGGAACTATGACTAACCACACTCATTTAATCAATTCCATGGCCGGAAATCATTGTAGTTCAGAAATAGGTTGAGGTTTTGTGTTTTTGCATAAGTGGCTAGCATATGGGCTTCAAATAAATGACTGGAAAGTTAATCTGCATGCTTTGTAATAAACTACACTACGTACAACGCTGATTTCATGAGCAAAAGCTCTGattgaaaaaaagtgcaaaaacatTTGGTTATATTTGACATATTAACATTATTCAATGAAAAATGTCTTtatataataaagtattatttatgtaatacTTGACATTATTGACGAAACTAATGTATTcaattaaaaatcatgttttattagattttctatcattttaatttattttattattagcctAATTGAGGAAATCATcctaacataaaaaaacattgaaaatttgtattattttggaattacgaatatttatatgaatgacaatttaaatattagtgaaaatctttttttattctatacattttaatttgaaatgtaaaaaacaaaagtagattttcttttttgccttattttcctttatttgtattttattacaactactataaaaaaaaattaaaagatctttaaaaacactagtattttagtattatttttttactttatagcaatgaaaaaaatcatttttcatgtttatttaaaatgtaatgatataaaaacattttcttgttttatcTTATCAATTAaggacattaacatttttaaaaatgctagaaTTATTACACAATTGTAATTCAGATATGTAAAgacaaaacagaaaatgaaaaagtaTGCACATTACTGATGCTGTCAgcacaataaattaaatgtttggttgtGTTGAAAGGACCAAGATGTCCAATTAAATCAGCCCTGCCTACAACGCAAGCACTTTCAGCATGAATATAAATGGAAACCCTGATTCGCAGTCTGCACTTTTCAGCTCTTGACTGTGTTTTATGCGTAGTTTCCTGCACTGCTGTCCAGAGTGCTACCGATCGGCTGTGTTTTTGCTGAGCTCAGCTCTTCCtgctctgcctcagcagaagctgGGCTCTTTGAGTCCCTGTATCCAGCACTAATGACAGTCAGGAGAAAACAGACTGACTGCAGAGAGAACAGCTCTGCCTGCATCGCCACTGCAGCGGAATACTACAGAAATACTGCTTCTGCTCACGTTAAAGAGTGGCATCAGTTGAATGAGTCGTAAGTTAACTTTATCATAAATACATTGTTTTCTTCCAAAAACAGTTTAGCTTCATTCTAAGATCAGATTAAATCTAATGGGAATTTGCTGATTAAAATATAACATCTGcatgaatataataaatacaaatacaaaacatgcTCACATATGAtcgaataaaaatgtaaaataaaaaaaaatagaaaaatattaatccatgttaaaactgatttaaaatgtaacattttacacacacacacacacacgtgtaacaGTTTAATATGGATTAATTTGTTCgaactcataaaaaaaaatatatatatatatatttgtatatatacacacatttaaatttgATGCAAATATGTAAGTATAAAGTTAAACAAGAAAACATAAGATAAAAAACaagtaattaattataaaatagtatttattataaaatgttatttacacttataatagaattttatatatatacatatacactttGAAATCAGATTGAATGTGTTTACTTTGATGGCTGTCTCATTGTTGGTTCGTACCTGTGCTGTTGGGAGTGGGGGTCTGAAGGCTGCCCATCACCGTAACAACAGGGCCCACGGGTAAAGAAGAAGGCCTCTGTTCCGTTTTACACACCTGAGCTCCAT
Proteins encoded:
- the LOC113107073 gene encoding oxysterol-binding protein-related protein 9-like isoform X3 encodes the protein MSCTGKNREAETGFVPSVHDFDKKLAEADAYLQILIDQLKLFDEKIKDCKEDESRRKIENLKDTTCSMVESIKHCIVLLQIAKDQSKEQQHANGLISTINPVDGVFQPTPLNTSVVSAMPTQTTLPTDGAQVCKTEQRPSSLPVGPVVTVMGSLQTPTPNSTGSGPSAPSSSVTSPSHMNVPPHTVPDFSYSSSEDEFYDADEFYNSSTSPKHSIDSNRTADVNSEDSTALKRPDTNESINSSMSNGTTDADQFDSHDERDDDPEGESVEEHKSVIMHLLSQVRLGMDLTKVVLPTFILERRSLLEMYADFFAHPDLFVSIAEQQDPRDRMVHVVKWYLSAFHAGRKGSVAKKPYNPILGEVFFCHWDLPSETEDPAASESLSDGPVPWSSKNSVSFVAEQVSHHPPISAFYAECFSKKIQFNAHIWTKSKFLGMSIGVHNIGQGCVSCLEYDEHYILTFPNGYGRSILTVPWVELGGECNISCSKTGYSANIVFHTKPFYGGKKHRITAEIFAPNDKKSFYSIEGEWNGVMYSKLATGENAVFIDTKKMGIIKKKVRKLEDQLEYESRSLWKDVTVNLKLADIDAATEAKHRLEEKQRAEARERKEKEMQWETRLFHEDGECWVYDKPLLKRLASQRH
- the LOC113107073 gene encoding oxysterol-binding protein-related protein 9-like isoform X1, producing the protein MASIMEGPLSKWTNVMKGWQYRWFVLDYNAGLLSYYTSKDKMMRGSRRGCVRLRGAVIGIDDEDDSTFTITVDQKTFHFQARDADEREKWIHALEGTILRHTLQREAETGFVPSVHDFDKKLAEADAYLQILIDQLKLFDEKIKDCKEDESRRKIENLKDTTCSMVESIKHCIVLLQIAKDQSKEQQHANGLISTINPVDGVFQPTPLNTSVVSAMPTQTTLPTDGAQVCKTEQRPSSLPVGPVVTVMGSLQTPTPNSTGSGPSAPSSSVTSPSHMNVPPHTVPDFSYSSSEDEFYDADEFYNSSTSPKHSIDSNRTADVNSEDSTALKRPDTNESINSSMSNGTTDADQFDSHDERDDDPEGESVEEHKSVIMHLLSQVRLGMDLTKVVLPTFILERRSLLEMYADFFAHPDLFVSIAEQQDPRDRMVHVVKWYLSAFHAGRKGSVAKKPYNPILGEVFFCHWDLPSETEDPAASESLSDGPVPWSSKNSVSFVAEQVSHHPPISAFYAECFSKKIQFNAHIWTKSKFLGMSIGVHNIGQGCVSCLEYDEHYILTFPNGYGRSILTVPWVELGGECNISCSKTGYSANIVFHTKPFYGGKKHRITAEIFAPNDKKSFYSIEGEWNGVMYSKLATGENAVFIDTKKMGIIKKKVRKLEDQLEYESRSLWKDVTVNLKLADIDAATEAKHRLEEKQRAEARERKEKEMQWETRLFHEDGECWVYDKPLLKRLASQRH
- the LOC113107073 gene encoding oxysterol-binding protein-related protein 9-like isoform X2 produces the protein MASIMEGPLSKWTNVMKGWQYRWFVLDYNAGLLSYYTSKDKMMRGSRRGCVRLRGAVIGIDDEDDSTFTITVDQKTFHFQARDADEREKWIHALEGTILRHTLQREAETGFVPSVHDFDKKLAEADAYLQILIDQLKLFDEKIKDCKEDESRRKIENLKDTTCSMVESIKHCIVLLQIAKSTINPVDGVFQPTPLNTSVVSAMPTQTTLPTDGAQVCKTEQRPSSLPVGPVVTVMGSLQTPTPNSTGSGPSAPSSSVTSPSHMNVPPHTVPDFSYSSSEDEFYDADEFYNSSTSPKHSIDSNRTADVNSEDSTALKRPDTNESINSSMSNGTTDADQFDSHDERDDDPEGESVEEHKSVIMHLLSQVRLGMDLTKVVLPTFILERRSLLEMYADFFAHPDLFVSIAEQQDPRDRMVHVVKWYLSAFHAGRKGSVAKKPYNPILGEVFFCHWDLPSETEDPAASESLSDGPVPWSSKNSVSFVAEQVSHHPPISAFYAECFSKKIQFNAHIWTKSKFLGMSIGVHNIGQGCVSCLEYDEHYILTFPNGYGRSILTVPWVELGGECNISCSKTGYSANIVFHTKPFYGGKKHRITAEIFAPNDKKSFYSIEGEWNGVMYSKLATGENAVFIDTKKMGIIKKKVRKLEDQLEYESRSLWKDVTVNLKLADIDAATEAKHRLEEKQRAEARERKEKEMQWETRLFHEDGECWVYDKPLLKRLASQRH